The Megalobrama amblycephala isolate DHTTF-2021 linkage group LG7, ASM1881202v1, whole genome shotgun sequence genome window below encodes:
- the LOC125271239 gene encoding B-cell receptor CD22-like has protein sequence MSCTYTYPTGHQIKKVFWTKNAVKGVEPPDLSEDPEYSQRLQYLGDKQQNCTMRLSHVTLKDSHEYYFRFITNITVGKWTGVPGVSLTVTDLQVESPERVTEGDSVRLTCKSSCTLTDRATFIWYRNSQPLTERRDRNNELLLQSVRREDAGRYSCAVHGHNHISPAVQLNVMYPPKNVSVSISPSGEIVSGDSVTLICSSDSNPPALNFSWFKGGTFVGSGRIYNISKISSDDSGEYKCRSINEHGEKYSDNVTLNIMYPPRNVSVLITGSGELVSGDSVTLICSSDSNPPALNFSWFKGRKFVGSGRIYNISKISSDDSGEYKCKSINEHGEKYSDAVTLNVMYPPRNVSVLITGSSEIVSGDSVTLICSSDSNPPALNFSWFKENESSAVGSGQSFSALQSGRFYCQAHNQHGSQRSDAVTVTVKGRAAHILTLLFIK, from the exons ATGAGCTGCACTTATACGTACCCTACTGGACATCAGATCAAGAAAGTGTTCTGGACCAAAAACGCTGTAAAGGGTGTAGAGCCTCCAGATCTGTCTGAGGACCCTGAATACAGTCAGAGGCTTCAGTATCTGGGAGATAAACAGCAGAACTGCACCATGAGActgagtcatgtgacactgaaggattCACACGAGTACTATTTCAGATTCATCACTAATATAACAGTAGGAAAATGGACTGGTGTTCCAGGAGTGTCTCTTACTGTCACAG atcttcaggtggagtctcctgagagagtgacagagggagattcagtccgtCTGACATGTAAAAGCAGCTGCACTCTGACTGACAGAGCAACATTCATCTGGTACAGAAACTCACAGCCATTAACTGAGAGAAGAGACAGAAACAATGAACTCCTGCTGCAGTCAGTCAGAAGAGAGGATGCAGGCAGATATAGCTGTGCTGTACACGGACACAATCACATCTCTCCTGCTGTTCAGCTCAATGTCATGT ATCCTCCAAAGAACGTCTCAGTGTCCATCAGCccatctggtgaaatagtgtcaggagattcagtgactctgatctgcagcagtgattcaaaccctcctgctctgaacttcagctggtttaaaggaggaacgtttgtaggatctggaagaatctacaacatctcaaagatcagctctgatgacagtggagaatacaagtgcagatccatcaatgaacatggagagaaatactCTGATAATGTGACTTTAAACATCATGT ATCCTCCCAGGAACGTCTCAGTTTTAATAACTGGATCTGGTGAAttagtgtcaggagattcagtgactctgatctgcagcagtgattcaaaccctcctgctctgaacttcagctggtttaaaggaAGAAAGTTTGTTGGATCTGGAAGAATCTACAAcatctcaaagatcagctctgatgacagtggagaatacaagtgcaagtccatcaatgaacatggagagaaatactCTGATGCTGTGACTCTAAATgtcatgt ATCCTCCCAGGAACGTCTCAGTGTTGATAACTGGATCTagtgaaatagtgtcaggagattcagtgactctgatctgcagcagtgattcaaaccctcctgctctgaacttcagctggtttaaggagaatgaaagctcagctgttggatctggacagagtttcagtgcaCTACAGAGTGGACGCTTCTACTGTCAGGCTCACAATCAACATGGATCTCAGAGATCAGACGCTGTAACTGTGACTGTTAAAGGTAGAGCAGCTCATATACTTACATTACTTTTTATAAAGTGA
- the LOC125271208 gene encoding B-cell receptor CD22-like isoform X3, with protein MTSEISCCSFVVGVALMSVRMAPPLPLIFLLMIHGVSSADWGVSYSPSHICALKDSSVIMNCTYTYPTGYKIERVFWIKGPLEKGKKPPDLSEDPEYSHRLQYLGDKQKNCTIRLSHVTLKDSHEYYFRFITNKDKWIGDPGVSLTVTDLQVESPERVTEGDSVRLTCKSSCTLTDRATFIWYRNSQPLTERRDRNNELLLQSVRREDAGRYSCAVHGHNHISPAVQLNVMYAPKSVSVSISPSGEIVSGDSVTLICSSDSNPPAEIYWYKGRTFVGSGRIYSISKISSDDSGEYKCRSINEHGEKYSDAVTLNVMYPPRNVSVLITGSGEIVSGDSVTLICSSDSNPPALNFSWFKENESSAVGSGQSFSALQSGRFYCQAHNQHGSQRSDAVTVTDKDHLVILYLSIGVVCGAAVVLTMLLVWRSRMKKRNDTLDSQMNQSRPHPDRNQASDVEFNEPVYENVTVL; from the exons ATGACATCAGAAATAAGCTGCTGTTCATTTGTTGTAGGTGTTGCTCTGATGTCAGTCAGAAtggctcctcctcttcctctgatCTTCCTGCTCATGATTCACG GGGTTTCTAGTGCTGATTGGGGTGTGAGTTACAGTCCTTCACACATCTGTGCACTAAAGGACTCATCAgtgataatgaactgcacttatacgtACCCTACTGGATATAAGATTGAGAGAGTGTTCTGGATCAAAGGCCCATTAGAAAAGGGTAAAAAGCCTCCAGATCTGTCTGAGGACCCTGAATACAGTCACAGGCTTCAGTATCTGGGAGATAAACAGAAGAACTGCACCATCAGActgagtcatgtgacactgaaggattCACATGAGTACTATTTCAGATTCATCACTAATAAAGACAAATGGATTGGTGATCCAGGAGTGTCTCTTACTGTCACAG atcttcaggtggagtctcctgagagagtgacagagggagattcagtccgtCTGACATGTAAAAGCAGCTGCACTCTGACTGACAGAGCAACATTCATCTGGTACAGAAACTCACAGCCATTAACTGAGAGAAGAGACAGAAACAATGAACTCCTGCTGCAGTCAGTCAGAAGAGAGGATGCAGGCAGATATAGCTGTGCTGTACACGGACACAATCACATCTCTCCTGCTGTTCAGCTCAATGTCATGT ATGCACCAAAGAGCGTCTCAGTGTCCATCAGTccatctggtgaaatagtgtcaggagattcagtgactctgatctgcagcagtgattcaaaccctcctgcagaAATCTACTGGTATAAAGGAAGAACATttgtaggatctggaagaatctacagcatctcaaagatcagctctgatgacagtggagaatacaagtgcagatccatcaatgaacatggagagaaatactctgatgctgtgactttaaacgtcatgt ATCCTCCCAGGAACGTCTCAGTGTTGATAACTGgatctggtgaaatagtgtcaggagattcagtgactctgatctgcagcagtgattcaaaccctcctgctctgaacttcagctggtttaaggagaatgaaagctcagctgttggatctggacagagtttcagtgcaCTACAGAGTGGACGCTTCTACTGTCAGGCTCACAATCAACATGGATCTCAGAGATCAGACGCTGTAACTGTGACTGATAAAG aTCATCTGGTGATATTGTACTTGTCCATTGGAGTGGTTTGTGGAGCTGCAGTTGTCCTTACGATGTTGCTTGTTTG gagAAGCAGGATGAAAAAGAGAAATGACACACTGGATTCTCAG ATGAATCAGTCCAGACCTCATCCTGACAGAAATCAAGCTTCTGATGTTGAGTTCAACGAACctgtttatgaaaatgtaacgGTACTTTAA
- the LOC125271238 gene encoding B-cell receptor CD22-like yields the protein MNCTYTYPTGYQIERVFWIKTKDKKETEEPPDLSEDPEYSQRLQYLGDKQQNCTIRLSHVTLKDSHKYYFRFITNITEGRWIGDPGVTLAVTDLQVESPERVTEGDSVRLTCKSSCTLTDRATFIWYRNSQPLTERRDRNNELLLQSVRREDAGRYSCAVHGHNHISPAVQLNVTYHPKSVSVSISPSGEIVSGDSVTLICSSDSNPPAEISWFKGRRFVGSGRIFSISKISSDDSGEYKCRSINDHGEKYSDAVTLNVMYPPRNVSVLINGSGEIVSGDSVTLICSSDSNPPALNFSWFKGGTFVGSGRIYSISKISSDDSGEYKCRSINEHGEKYSDAVTLNVMYPPRNVSVLITGSGEIVSGDSVTLICSSDSNPPALNFSWFKENESSAVGSGQSFSALQSGRFYCQAHNQHGSQRSDAVTVTDKGRAAHILTLLFLK from the exons atgaactgcacttatacgtACCCTACTGGATATCAGATTGAGAGAGTGTTCTGgatcaaaacaaaagataaaaAGGAAACAGAAGAGCCTCCAGATCTGTCTGAGGACCCTGAATACAGTCAGAGGCTTCAGTATCTGGGAGATAAACAGCAGAACTGCACCATCAGActgagtcatgtgacactgaaggattCACACAAGTACTATTTCAGATTCATCACTAATATAACAGAAGGAAGATGGATTGGTGATCCAGGAGTGACTCTTGCTGTCACAG atcttcaggtggagtctcctgagagagtgacagagggagattcagtccgtCTGACATGTAAAAGCAGCTGCACTCTGACTGACAGAGCAACATTCATCTGGTACAGAAACTCACAGCCATTAACTGAGAGAAGAGACAGAAACAATGAACTCCTGCTGCAGTCAGTCAGAAGAGAGGATGCAGGCAGATATAGCTGTGCTGTACACGGACACAATCACATCTCTCCTGCTGTTCAGCTCAATGTCACGT ACCATCCAAAGAGCGTCTCAGTGTCCATCAGTccatctggtgaaatagtgtcaggagattcagtgactctgatctgcagcagtgattcaaaccctcctgcagaAATCAGCTGGTTTAAAGGAAGAAGGTttgtaggatctggaagaatcttcagcatctcaaagatcagctctgatgacagtggagaatacaagtgcagatccatcaatgatcatggagagaaatactctgatgctgtgactttaaacgtcatgt aTCCTCCCAGGAACGTCTCAGTGTTGATAAACGgatctggtgaaatagtgtcaggagattcagtgactctgatctgcagcagtgattcaaaccctcctgctctgaacttcagctggtttaaaggaggaacgtttgtaggatctggaagaatctacagcatctcaaagatcagctctgatgacagtggagaatacaagtgcagatccatcaatgaacatggagagaaatactctgatgctgtgactttaaacgtcatgt ATCCTCCCAGGAACGTCTCAGTGTTGATAACTGgatctggtgaaatagtgtcaggagattcagtgactctgatctgcagcagtgattcaaaccctcctgctctgaacttcagctggtttaaggagaatgaaagctcagctgttggatctggacagagtttcagtgcaCTACAGAGTGGACGCTTCTACTGTCAGGCTCACAATCAACATGGATCTCAGAGATCAGACGCTGTAACTGTGACTGATAAAGGTAGAGCAGCTCATATACTTACTTTACTCTTTCTAAAGTGA